In Chryseobacterium sp., the genomic window GAAGAAATCCATTTTGAGTTTCTCACCGTCCACAGGGTTTTTGATCATATTGGTAAGACCAAAACTGTAGCGTGCGTCCAGAAAAAGCCCTTTATAAATTTTGAAATCAGCACCAAAGAACAACCCGAACTCAGTTGATTTCAGATGATCATTAAACTGCTGTTCCAAAAACTGTTCTCCTTCTCTGATGGCTCTCGGATCCGGCATTCCTCCGCTCACTTCAATTTTAACGCTTGTATTTGTTTTAAAGCTTACATAGGGTCCCGCATATACCCCGAATTCAGGAACCGGATAGTATTTTGCGGATACAGGGATCACAATCCTGTTAAAACGAAGTTTCTCAGTCACGGTAATACCAGACATCCCTACTTCTACTTTTCCTCCGAGGTTGGCATATTGAACCTCTCCCTGAACTGCAAATTTATTAGTGAATTTGTGCTCAACCAAAGCTCCGATATAAAACCCGGACTTGGATTTTAATCCTCCGCTTACACCTTCAAATTCAGGATCCTCATTAGAATTCAGTTTTGATAAGGTATACCCTCCTTTTACCCCAAAATTAGTTTGTGCATTCAAACCAGCAACAACAGCAAGAGCTGATGCCAATAAGATTTTTTTCATGATTATTATATTTAATTTCTATTTGAAATAAAGCTTAAAAAGAAACTCTTCCGGCTTTACTTATATGGTTTTGTTTTTTATTTTGCAAACACGTATTTAACTCCAAAAGTCACGGAAGATAAGTTCAATCCGAATTGATACTTGTTCTTTCTGGTCGCTCCTTCATAGTCGGCTTTATACGTATTATATCCAAATTCTCCCAGAGTAGCTTCAATACTCCAGTTTTTGTTTAGGAAATAATCTAAACCAGGTTTGATATTAACCCCAATACGAGTATACTTATTTTTTTGAGAAAAATAGTAATTAAAGAAAGGATCTCCTCCATCACTAGCGGAACTTGATTCTATTTTCTCCTGGCCAAACTCCAATGGAACCAGTAATTGGCCAAAGATGTACAGCTTTTCAGACAAAGTCCAGTACTTTCTTACAAATGGAGTTACCACAAATGCATTATCCGTATCTTTAATTTCAAGTACATTGCTGATAGCAGCATCACCTACTTCATATTTTGAAACAGCACTTTTATAACCTACTCCTAATCCTACAGCCAAATTGGAAGCAACGAAATAACCTGCTGTAGGAAGAATTTTAAAAACATCATCCTTTCTACTGCCGTTGACTTCATTATTTTCATTGTGGTGATATTCTATCTGTCCGGAAAGATAAGTTGTTCCCTTAGCAATTTGGGCATTTGATAAACCAAAAAGTGCAACAGCACCTGTCAATAAGATTTTTTTCATGGGTATTATATTTAAAAATGGGTATACTAAAAAAGCCCTAAGAAATTCTCAGGGCTTTATTGCTATATGCTTTGTTTATTATTTTGCAAATACATATTTAACTCCGAAAGTTACAGAAGATAAATTCAATCCGAATTTATAATCGTTTACTCTCTTAGCTCCATCAACATCTAATTTGTTTGTGTTGTAACCAAACTCACCGATAGTAGCTTCGATAGACCAGTTCTTGTTTAAGAAATAATCTAAACCTGGCTTAATGTTAACACCGATTGAAGTGTAGTTAGCTTTATCAGAAGTAGAAGTAGAAGTTGTTGTAGATCCTGTAGTAACAGTTGCATCTTTTTCAGTTTTGTACTGACCGAACTCCATAGGAACTTCTAATTGACCGAAGATATATAATTTATCAGCTAAAGTCCAGTATTTTCTTACGAAAGGAGCTACTACAAATGCAGATGTAGTGTTTTTGTTTTCGTTAATAAAGCTAGAATTAGCGATAGTCCCAGTTGTAGTAGTCGTCGTTTTATCGTTTTTGTAACCTACTCCTAAACCTACAGCTAAGTTAGTCCCTACGAAATATCCTACAGTTGGAAGAACTTTGAAGCTCTCTACTTTAGTATCATTATTGTTATTTTCGTTTTGAGAATAACCTACTTGTCCTGAAAGATATGTAGTTCCTTTAGCAATCTGAGCGTTTGATAAACCAAAAAGTGCAACAGCACCCGCTAATAATATTTTTTTCATTTTAAAAAATTTTAATACTTTCTGAGGGCAAATTTACAGTGGACACCCCTAATATTAAAATTTGTTAACGTGATTAATATCATTGACCAATACTAACCTTTTATAAAAATAAATCTTAGCTCACAAGAGATTTTGATTTTTTCACAATTTTATGAATAAAAAAACTACAAATTTTCAATTAGAGCTCAATATGTTTGCTGTTTATGATTTGTTGTTTTCACCAGAATTAGCTCTTTTTTTATAATTTACATAAAATGTATTATGTAAAACATTAACATTTAAGCTGTTAACTCTTAAAATTTAAACAACCGTTTATGAATATTCTAAATAAAGTAAATATTATATAGTAAAAAACAGGGTAAAGACAAAGTAAGTTAATAGATAAGCATCCCTAACAAACTTTTAAAGCCATTACCATAAACCTGAAGGGAAAATAAGACCTCTAAACACCGGTTTGTGCTTTTTCAAAGATACTTTCCTTAAAGAAACAAAAAACTCCGGCGTTGGGCCGGAGTTTAATATATTGCTTTTACCTTCCTTATTTCAAAAAGAAATTATATCCTAAGTTGATAGCTCCTACATTCCAGTTATTTCTATACCATCCATAGTCACGTCTGTTACTGACAGTCTGATACCCTAAATACAACTCCCCTTTCTTCATTTGATATCCAAATTTAGGCTGTGCATAGAATCCTCCGTCCATACTGTCTTTGGTAGAAATACCATATCCTAAGTCTAATCCTACAAAAATAGGAGCTCCTGAAAATTTATATTTACCGGAAACCGCTACAGGAATAAACCCAAAATCATCAAAATTATCTTTTCCGAAGAAATGAGAATATCCGGTTGTTACCCCAAGGTCAAGCCCTTTTGTAATATTCCACATATAAGCAGCATCTATTCCCAGAGTAAATGAAGACACATCACTTGCATCAGATACAGGAACACCAATATGCCCACCCAGTTTAAAACCTTCCTGTGCTTGAGCAGCACCTCCTAAAAGTGCAAAAGCACCTAATAATAATAGTTTTTTCATTTTTTTAGTAGCTTTATGAATTGTCGTGCAAAAATACTAATTATTTTTGTGATGAGAGCCAACTCAGCGGATGGGGTTTTCCCGGAAAATAAAAAACAGGACAAATCTCTGCCCTGTTCTATACTATTGTCCTGAGTTTCTGATTAGTTTCCTCCGAATTTGAAACCAATACCAACCTGTAGGAAGCTATTCGTTAACTTTCCGTCTCCTGAATCTTTGGCCAGGTTAGAAACACCGTAATTGTATCTTGCGTCAAAGAATAATCCGTTCTCCAGAGAATATTCAGCACCAATGAAAGGAGCAATATTCAAAGTATTCATCTGGTCTTTGATATCCACTTTATCTCCTAAACCGAACTCAGCAGCCAGCTCTCCCGGAATCTCCGCTCCTCCTGTTACTTCATATTTTGCTTTTGCAGTAAGGATAATACCAAAACTAGCACCCGCAGAAACAGCTAAATTTTCAGTAATAAAATATTTAGCAGAAACAGGAATCAATAAAGTACCGAAAGTGGTTTTTGCTTTTACGCGAACATTTCCTTCAAAATCTCCTTCAAATGAACCGGTCTCGTCTACTTTACCTCCCAGCGGAGAATATAAAACTTCCCCCTGAAGACCGAATTTATCACTGATTTTGTACTCAACCAATCCGCCTACATAGAAAGTATGCATGGGATCTGAACTTTCAGACTGGCCGTCCGACTTCATTTTTAAGGTCGATAATGAATATCCTGCTTTAGCACCGAATCTTGCTTCCTGAGCGCTTACGTTGATTCCCAAAACAGCTGCCGCTGCAATTAGTAAAAGTTTTTTCATGGTATTAGTTTTAAAATTTTTAAGGACTGCAAAACTAATTATTTTTTTACCAATTGCAAACTTTAAAGGATTTTTTTCACAATTTATGCCGTTTATATTAAATATTAATCATCTCTAAGCCTCTTCTCCTCATCGTTATACGCCAGAATAATTTTTCTTACCACCGGGTGTCTTACCACGTCTTCTTCGGTAAGATGGACAAAGCCGATCTCATTAACCCCGTTCAGAATTCTCATGGCCTCTTTCAATCCGGACTGCTGGTTTTTCGGAAGGTCGATCTGGCTTGGGTCTCCTGTAATGATAAATTTAGCATTCATCCCCATCCTGGTCAGAAACATTTTCATCTGGGCATGGGTGGTATTCTGCGCTTCATCAAGAATGACGAAGGCATCATCCAGGGTACGGCCTCTCATGAAAGCCAGCGGTGCAACCTCAATTACTTTTTTCTCCATGAAGCCTTCAAGTTTTTCATGCGGAATCATATCACGAAGGGCATCATACAAGGGCTGCAAATAAGGATCCAGCTTCTCCTTTAGGTCTCCGGGTAAAAATCCAAGGCTCTCCCCTGCTTCTACAGCGGGCCTTGTAAGAATGATCCTTTTCACCTCTTTATCTCTTAACGCTCTTGCAGCCAAGGCAACACTCGTATAGGTTTTTCCCGTTCCCGCAGGACCGATCGCAAAAACCATATCTTTTTTCTCTGTTTCCTTTACCAGCTTTTTAAGATTCGTTGTTTTAGCCTTAATGATCTTTCCATTGACTCCCTTTACAATAATATCCTGGTCAAAGATCAGCTGCTTTTCATTTTCATCTTTAATATTCAGTATATTTTCAACGTCTTTCAGGCCTATTGAGTTATTTTTGGAAATAAAACGGACAATATCGTCCAATTTTTGTTTCAATATGTCTAATGCTTCCTGATTTCCCATCGCAAAGATAACATGATCTCTTCCGGTGATTTTAAGGGTTGGAAAGCTTGATTTTATTAAGTTGAAATATTGGTTATTAACTCCATAGAAGATTTTTGCATCAATATCTTCCAGATCATATGTTAATTCAAACATGCAGTATTTTTATTTTTAGATTTTAAAATTAAAGCTTTTTTTCAAATTTATGTCAAATTCTTTTCAACAATCTTTCGGGCTTTCTTTTTATTTTAAATAACTTTGCAATACTACACTATTCTAAAATTGCTCATGTCAATTATTACCCTTACTTCGGATTTCGGAAATTTAGATTACAGAGTTTCGGCTGTGAAAGGCAAAATCCTGTCTCTAAATCCTGAGGTTAATATTATTGATATAACCCACGATATCCAGGCATTCAACCTTATACAGACCTCATATATTGTAAGAAACGCTTATAAATATTTCCCTAAAGGAACCATTCATATCCTTTCTGTAGATAGTTTTTACAATAAATCAAGAAAAAATATACTTTACAAAGCAGACGGGTCCTACTTTCTGGCAGCAGATAACGGTCTTCTGAGCCTTGTATTTTTTGACATCAAGCCTGAAGCCATCTATGAAATCACGCTGAACAACCGTTTTGATGATATCATTAATTTTACATCAACCGATATTTTCGTCCCGGCAGCAGTACATCTTGCCAACGGAGGACTTCCGGAAGTGATCGGAAGAAAGATCGATACCGCCAAACAGCTCATGTTCCCCAGACCCGTTTTCAATGAATCTGAAGGAATGATTATTGGAGAAGTCACCTATATTGATAATTTCGGAAATATAATCTCAAATATCAGCAAAGATTTCTTTGAAAATATGGGTAAAGGATACAGTAATTTTACCATAAAATTCAGAAACCTTAGCCTTTCAAAAGTATTTTCAAGCCATACCGAAGTGGTTTCTGACTGGGAAAGGGAAACCGAATTCCATGGACAATCTGCTGCAATATTCAATGACAGCCAGCTATTGGAACTTACGATCTATAAAGGAAGCAGGAAAAACGGAGCTAAAAGCCTGTTTGGATTGAATGTAGGCGAGAATATCTATATTGAATTTTCCTAAGATTATATATTTCATAAAAAAACCGATTTTTTTTATATATTTGTCAAAATCTAAAAATCAAAAATGGCAGAATACAAATTATTGCTTCCTTCCATGGGAGAAGGTGTTATGGAAGCGACAATTATCACTTGGTTATTCAATGAAGGTGATAACGTAAAAGAGGATGATTCCGTAGTAGAAATTGCAACAGATAAAGTAGATTCAGATGTACCGACGCCAGTTTCGGGGAAAATTGTAAAAATTTTAAAGCAAAAAGACGAAGTTGCAAAAGTTGGTGAAGCCATTGCTATTTTAGAAATTGAAGGAGAAGGCGGAAATACAGCTTCAGAAGAAGTAAAAACGGAAGCTCCGGCAGCTACTCCGGACAATGAAACATTAAAAGCGATTGAAGAGCCTTTAAAGACTGCAGCTTCAAACGTAGAATTTTCAGGAGACCTCTACTTATCTCCACTGGTAAAATCAATTGCCCAACAGGAAAATATTTCTGAAACTGAACTGAAAACGATCAAAGGAAGCGGTTTAGAAGGAAGAATTACTAAAGAAGATATATTGGCTTATGTTTCCAACAGAGGAAGCCAGCCCGCTCAGCAAGCTGCACCCGTACAGGCAGCTTCCACTCCGAAACCAGCAGTATCTGCTCCGGCAGCTACAGTTCCGGTAAGTGCAGGTGATGAAATCATTCCAATGGACAGAATGAGAAAGATCATTGCTGAAAACATGGTAAAAGCAAAACAAATTGCTCCACACGTAACCTCTTTCATCGAAACAGACGTTACCAACGTTGTAAAGTGGAGAAATAAAAACAAAGCAGCTTTTGAAAAGCGTGAAGGCGAAAAACTGACTTTCATGCCAATCTTCGTGAAAGCTGTAGTGAAAGCGATTCAGGATTTCCCGATGATCAATGTTTCTGTAAGTGGTGAAAATATCATCAAAAAGAAAAATATCAACATCGGTATGGCTACTGCCCTTCCGGACGGAAACCTTATCGTTCCTGTAATCAAAAATGCTGATCAGCTATCACTTTCCGGTCTTGCAAAAGCGATCAATGATTTAGCGTACAGAGCAAGAAACAAAAAATTAAGACCTGAAGACACTCAGGGAGCAACCTATACCATTTCTAACGTGGGAAGCTTCGGAAACCTTATGGGAACACCGATCATTCCTCAGCCTCAGGTCGCTATTTTAGCAATCGGAGCCATCGTTAAAAAACCGGCAGTTCTTGAAACGGCTGACGGAGATGTAATCGCCATCAGAAACTTAATGTTCATGTCTCACTCTTATGACCACAGAGTGGTAGACGGTTCTTTAGGAGGAATGATGCTGAAGCATGTTCACGACTACCTTGAAAACTGGGATCTGAACACAGAAATATAATGAATAATAATCAGCAATCAGCAATCAGCAATCAGCAATCAGCAATAAGTAATTTGTTGATTTTAAATACTAAACCTTCGATTAAATCGGAGGTTTTTTTATTGGAAAAAGCTGTAACATTTTATACAAATATTCAACAGACCATGTAACAGAGCAGACTGCTCAATTGTCTTATATAAACAACAACCTGAATTATCTCAAAATGAAACATATCCTTCCGGCAGCATTTGCATTACATATTTCCATAACCGCTTTATCACAACAAACCAATCAGTCCAGATTGATTGACAGCTATGTTAAAGAAGCAATGAAAAACAATAAAATCCCGGGATTGGCTCTTGGGATTATAAAAGATGGCACAATAATTTTTGAGCGGTATTACGGAACGGAAAATCTGGAAGATCTAAAAAAAGTGGGCCCAGGTTCAATGTTTAGAATATATTCTACTTCAAAATTAATAACCAACGTTGGCATTTTTCAACTGATTGAACAGGGAAAATTAGCTTTGGAAGACAACGTTTCAAAGTATGTTGAAAACCTACCCAAAGAATGGCAGGACGTAAAAGTAAAAAACTTATTGACGCACTCTTCCGGACTTCCGAATTTTGTTGAATTTAATGATATTCCGGTTAATGATTCTAACGCAAAAGTTATTGAACGCCTGGCAAAAGAAAAAATGGATTTTAAAACAGGAAATGAATACAGATACAATCAGACGAATTATATGCTCCTTACCATGATCATCGAAAAGATCACCGCGCAGTCTTTCAATGATTTCATTATTAACAATCAATTCTCTGATGTAAAAGATCAGGTATATTTCTCGTCAAATTCTCTTGAGAAAGTTCCCAATAGGGTTCAGAAATACAATTACAACAACACAACAAACCAATACGAACAATCTACATTTAATGACGGTGTGAGAGCACATTCCGGAAATGGATTAGCCATTACGCTTCCTGCCTTTTTAAAATGGAGCGGTCATCTCAGCAAAAATGATCTATTGAATCAACAAACGAAAGAAATGATGTGGAAACCATTTGACTATGGGAACAAAAAAGATGTTTTTGCCTACGGCTGGGAGATCAACAAATCGAATACTATTCCGTCTTACGGTTTTTCCGGTGGAAACGTCAGCGCTTACAGGATTTTTCCACAGAATAATATCACCATTATTATGATGTCGAACGGGTATAATTTTTTTCCGTCACAGTATCATATTGTCAATCATATTGCCTCCATCATCGATAAAAATCTGACCGATGCTTATTCTATAGCTGAAGAATCCATTATTGCTGGATTTGCCAAAACAAACAATCCCAATGCAGAAAAAAACTACTTTACGATCAGGGCTAAAAACCCCAAATGGGATTTTGAAGAGACATTGAATAATATCGGTTATATTGTAATGAGAAGCTCAAGAACTGATGAGGCTGTTACAATTTTTGAATTAAATGTAAAGGAACATCCGCAATCCGGAAATGCTTTTGACAGCTTAGGAGAAGGCTATTTTAATGCTAAAAACTATCCGTTGGCATTAAAAAATTACAAAAAATCTCTTGAATTGGACCCGCAAAATACCAATGCTTCCAATATGATTACTAAAATAGAAAATCTTATGGCTCTGAAAAATTAATTAAAAATCACCTCAATTCAATCCATAAAGTCCCGACAAAAGTTGGGATTTTTTTATTGAGCTCAAACCTTAGTTTTATTAAAAAAAATTAATAATATTCAGCTTTCAATTTTAAAATAAATTAAATAAATTCATTTTACATGATAAGTACTCTCTTGGAAGTTTAAGTTATTAGTATTAAATTTAAACAAATAATATTGGATAAGATGGATCCTGATTACAGAAAATATGATATGACAAGGTTTTTTGATTTCACGAAATTAATTACAGACGTTTATGATCAACTTCCAGAGTCCTATGATATTGCAGCTGCTGACATTCAAGATTCTGAAACGCTTACCATTGAAAGCGCTGAAATGATCTCAAAATTTTCAGAAGAAATATAAAATCTTCAAAATTCACGTACTTTTATACCTCTCAATTAACAAATGCTGAAAATTCTTGCCCCTATAAAAAAATCTCTCAAAAATTCCTTCGACAATATCCGAAACGAACAACTGAAGCACAATCTCCTTCAGGCCATCCCTTTTTGGATCGGATCATTGATCACCGGCTTCTTTGCTGTGATGTATGCTAAGATATTTGCATGGGGCGAACATCTTATGAATTTCATTTTTGACTGGCATGCGTGGATGATTTTCATTATCGCTCCTATCGGTTTCGTCCTTTCCTGGTGGCTGGTGAAAGAATTTGCTCCGAATGCCAAAGGAAGCGGCATTCCACAGGTGATGGCAGCTGTAGAACTGGCCAACCCGAAAGAGCATCGGAAAATCAGAAGTCTTTTAAGCATTAAGATTATTTTTTTCAAAATCCTGTCCTCAGTCATTCTGGTTATTGGAGGAGGTGCTGTAGGACGTGAGGGCCCTACCATACAAATTGCAGGTTCTGTTTTCAGAAAAGTAAATGAGTACCTCCCCGAATGGTGGCCGAAGATCTCCAAGAAAAACATGATTATGACCGGAGCGGCAGCCGGACTTGCGGCAGCGTTCAATACGCCGTTGGGAGGAATTGTATTTGCGGTGGAAGAGCTTTCAAAAACGCATATTAATTACTTTAAAACCGCTTTGTTTACAGCGGTTATTATCGCGGGATTAACGGCTCAGACACTCGCAGGATCTTATTTATACCTTGGCTACCCGAAAACCCATGATGTTTCTTTGATGATTATGTTTCCGATTATCCTTGTGGCTGGAACAGCGGGTATTCTTGCCAGCCAGCTTTCTGTTATCATGCTCAAAATAAGCAGCTGGAAAAAGAAAAACTGAAAACAGATAAAGCGAATGTCATATTCTTAGTTATTTCCGCTTTAATTATTGCTTCCATAGCCTATTTTATCAACAAGGAAATTCTGGGTTCCGGAAAAGAGATCATGGAACGTGTTCTTTTTACCAAAGACAAACATGAAGACTGGTATGTCCCGATTCTAAGAATGCTCGGCCCTGCCCTGTCCTTTACTTCCGGGGGTGCCGGAGGGATCTTCGCACCTGCCCTTACTGCGGGAGCCAGTATTGGTTCTGTGATTTCAGGAGCTATTCATCTGACGCCCAATGAGACCAATGTCGTTATTCTTGCCGGAATGGTGGCATTTCTGACAGGAATTACCAGAGCTCCGTTTACTTCAGCGATTATTGTGTTGGAAATGACGGACAGACATTCTTTAATTTTTCATCTGATGCTTGCCGGCATGGTATCTTCCATTACGTCTATTTTGGTAAGCAGACATTCTTTATATGATGTATTGAAAGTGAATTTTTTAACGGAAATCAGGCAGCATGATTAATTGCGGATTAATAGGTCAACCGGGCAGCTTTAATCCTTTTTCACCATCAGATTAAAATCTTTAAACGCGTGTAATAATGCTACTGCAGCTTCATAGTCAAGTAATTTTAAACTAAAATACAAAAAACAACATATTGCAGCAACTAGCAAACAATTTCACCACTCCTCTTGTATATTACAAATATAATGTATAATTTTGCACCTCGAAATAATTAACAAATTCATTTAACATTATGAACAATTACGAAACTGTTTTCATTTTAACTCCCGTTCTATCTGAGTCACAGGTAGAGGAAGCAGTGAACAAGTATGTAGATCTTATCAAAGAAAAGAACTGCGAAATCGTTGCTAAAGAAAATTGGGGATTAAAAAAATTAGCTTATCCTATCCAATTGAAAAAGAATGGGTTCTACACTTTAATCGAATTCAAAGGAGAAGGTACTGTAGTGGCTGATCTAGAATTAGCATTTAAGCGTGACGAGAGAGTAATCCGTTACCTTACTACAAAACTTGACAAGCATGCTGTTGAGTACGCTGTAACTAGAAGAACTAAAGTAAAAGCAGCTAAAGCTTAATTATTAACCCTATTTTTTAAAAAAGACAAGACATGGCAATAGATGAAATGGCTAAACAAGCCTCAGCTGGAGGAGAATCAGAAGTAAAATTCCTTACTCCGCTTGATATCAATACAAAATCTGAAAAGAAGTATTGTAGATTCAAAAAATACGGAATTAAGCACGTTGACTACAAAGATGCTGATTTCTTATTACAGTTCGTTAACGAGCAAGGTAAGATTTTACCAAGAAGATACACTGGAACTTCTTTAAAATACCAAAGAAAAGTTTCTGCTGCTATCAAAAGAGCAAGACACCTTGCATTACTACCATACGTAGCTGACTTATTGAAATAAGACAAAAATAAATAAAGGAAGAGGGCAACCTCTTCTTTTGTTGCTGAATACATCATTAATTCTAACTTGATTTTAGATATAAACCTAAAATCTGAAAAAGGACAACAACAATGGAAATTATCCTAAAAAAAGACGTAGAAAACTTAGGACTTGAGTTTGATACAGTAAACGTAAAGCCAGGTTATGCTAGAAACTTCTTAATTCCTCAAGGAATTGCTCTTTTAGCTACCCCTAAAAACAAAGCTGCTTTAGAAGCTACATTAGAAGCTAGAAAAGAAGAAGAAGCTAAATTAATCGCTACTGCTAACGCTGTAGTTGATCAATTGAAGAAAACAGCTGTTACTATTCCTGCAAAAGTAGGTTCTGGTGATAAATTATTCGGATCTATCAACAATGCTGACTTAGCTGCTGCTTTAGAAAAGGCTGGTGTTTCTGTAGATAAAAAATACATCAAAATCCCTGGAAGCACGATCAAAAGAACAGGTAAATTCTCTGCTCTTATCAGACTTCACAGAAATGTTGAGTACAACTACGAGTTTGACATCGTTTCTGACGCTCCGGTTGTAGCTGCTCCTGCTAAAAAGGAAGAAGCTAAATCTGAAGAAGCTTAATAAGCGACTGAGAATTTCTCACCATATAAGACCACTTCAATTTATTTGGAGTGGTTTTTTGTGCAATGTGAGTAGAGCCGAGAATCAAGAGTCAAGAGACAAGATGTATTTCTAAAAAATTAATTTCAGAACCTGGATTAATCTCCAGTTACAATTCGGGGTTCAAAGAGCCACAGAATTCTCCCACTCTCAATCCTCCAACCAGCTACCTATCTCCTCTCAGTTTCTGCTGATATTCCGTAGGAGCTACTCCAATGACCTTCTTGAAAATATTGCTAAAGGAGGATAAGCTGTTATAGCCTACCATCATCGCAATTTCGTACATATTGTATTTTCCTTCCAGCATAAGCTCAAGAGAACGGGTGATTCTCAATGCTCTTAAGAAACGTACGTAATTCATCCCTAAAATCTCTTTAAACTTTCTGGAAAGGGTTCTGGTACTCATTCCAAATTCTTTGGCTGTAGATTCTATCGTAAGCGGTTTTTCAAGGTTGGCATGAATGTATTTTGCAATTTTCAGCAGGGTCTCATCTTTTGGAAAAGGATGCTGTACCGGAAAAGCTAACTTTTTATCTCTTTTTTCCGGAAGAATGCCTTTTAAAGCTTTAAGGAAATAATATTTAGAACCATCATTTTTTGTGATTTTTCCATCCCAGTCTTTGGTATATAAAATCATCTCCCGAAGTAGGTTATTGACTGAATAAATATTAATTTCATCAAAAAAGCCATTTTCAATTTCATCTTTTTTAAAATAAAAATTATAAAGATCCACTTTCGGACTGGTTGAAAAAATATAATGCGGAGTTCCCGCAGGGATCCACATAAAGCATCTTGCAGGAAGATACCAATGCTTCAAATCTGTAAAAACATGTACTATACCACCTTCAGCATAGACTAACTGGGCAGAGCTATGATAATGGATATCGGTAGTGACATTGCCTGTGAGCACATGATACACATAAAATTCGGCATCTTCTTCT contains:
- a CDS encoding AraC family transcriptional regulator, with product MNNSHFKAVEEEDAEFYVYHVLTGNVTTDIHYHSSAQLVYAEGGIVHVFTDLKHWYLPARCFMWIPAGTPHYIFSTSPKVDLYNFYFKKDEIENGFFDEINIYSVNNLLREMILYTKDWDGKITKNDGSKYYFLKALKGILPEKRDKKLAFPVQHPFPKDETLLKIAKYIHANLEKPLTIESTAKEFGMSTRTLSRKFKEILGMNYVRFLRALRITRSLELMLEGKYNMYEIAMMVGYNSLSSFSNIFKKVIGVAPTEYQQKLRGDR
- the rplI gene encoding 50S ribosomal protein L9; this encodes MEIILKKDVENLGLEFDTVNVKPGYARNFLIPQGIALLATPKNKAALEATLEARKEEEAKLIATANAVVDQLKKTAVTIPAKVGSGDKLFGSINNADLAAALEKAGVSVDKKYIKIPGSTIKRTGKFSALIRLHRNVEYNYEFDIVSDAPVVAAPAKKEEAKSEEA
- the rpsR gene encoding 30S ribosomal protein S18; its protein translation is MAIDEMAKQASAGGESEVKFLTPLDINTKSEKKYCRFKKYGIKHVDYKDADFLLQFVNEQGKILPRRYTGTSLKYQRKVSAAIKRARHLALLPYVADLLK
- the rpsF gene encoding 30S ribosomal protein S6, whose product is MNNYETVFILTPVLSESQVEEAVNKYVDLIKEKNCEIVAKENWGLKKLAYPIQLKKNGFYTLIEFKGEGTVVADLELAFKRDERVIRYLTTKLDKHAVEYAVTRRTKVKAAKA